From Pedobacter indicus, a single genomic window includes:
- a CDS encoding PglZ domain-containing protein, producing MENSFIYQIAKDLKSYHTKVLRVENSDGFLKRKDIIAALKNFGIDVVIGTNLDLRIQYELRNEEEYCVLLSDDNTDFLPDITVNSSAIHWSLDNYFHFLHLPSIKNLDINALNKIFKHEIIIPLNKADTIKLIEKLRSESHAENEDEQENQLVQIIKETVADVPINWNIIARDLGELIKRAIKKGTLNNYAELITEVNEVFQTELEVNYKHIKNSSAVKKPKIVSKVLDYLAFNYLNAKIALIVVDGLAYWQYLLLKERLNVEATEQTIYSWIPSITQLSRQAIFRGANPFVEYKQAPASEKKLWENYWISKGIPKHQIAYFHSESLVENNLNYSKIAVVYKELDDKMHSSDDYKDLYDLTMNWLEKTSLFIDIELLIKNNFKVFMTTDHGNIEAKSWRLLVGKEKLGTNKSGSRSERHIEYTDTWLKDELFHNNPDLVNFVASEENALYFKNNLSFSNKGTLVTHGGAHVLEVLIPFIEIKNHEE from the coding sequence ATGGAGAATAGTTTCATATACCAAATAGCAAAAGATTTAAAATCTTATCATACAAAAGTACTTCGGGTTGAAAATTCAGATGGATTTTTAAAACGTAAAGATATCATTGCTGCTTTAAAGAATTTTGGTATTGATGTAGTAATCGGTACAAATTTAGACTTACGCATCCAATATGAATTGAGAAATGAGGAAGAATATTGTGTTTTACTCAGTGATGATAATACTGATTTTTTACCAGATATTACAGTAAATTCTTCTGCGATCCATTGGTCTTTGGATAATTATTTCCATTTTTTACATCTGCCATCCATAAAGAATTTGGATATTAATGCATTGAATAAAATTTTCAAACACGAAATTATTATTCCATTAAATAAAGCGGATACGATAAAATTAATTGAAAAATTACGTTCAGAAAGTCATGCAGAAAATGAAGACGAACAGGAAAATCAATTAGTTCAAATTATTAAAGAAACGGTAGCAGATGTACCCATTAATTGGAATATCATTGCACGTGATTTAGGTGAACTTATTAAAAGAGCCATCAAAAAGGGAACTTTAAATAATTATGCTGAATTAATTACAGAAGTAAATGAAGTTTTTCAAACAGAATTAGAAGTAAATTATAAGCACATTAAAAATTCAAGCGCTGTAAAGAAACCTAAAATAGTATCCAAAGTTTTAGACTATTTAGCATTTAATTATTTGAATGCTAAAATAGCATTGATAGTCGTGGATGGATTAGCATATTGGCAATATTTATTGCTTAAAGAACGATTAAACGTAGAAGCTACAGAGCAGACCATTTATTCGTGGATCCCTTCTATTACACAGCTTTCAAGACAAGCAATATTTAGAGGAGCCAATCCATTCGTTGAATATAAACAAGCTCCAGCAAGTGAAAAAAAACTATGGGAGAATTATTGGATATCAAAGGGGATTCCTAAGCATCAAATCGCCTATTTTCATAGTGAAAGTTTGGTTGAAAATAACCTAAACTATTCAAAAATTGCGGTAGTATATAAAGAGTTAGATGATAAAATGCACAGCTCCGATGATTATAAAGATTTATATGATTTGACCATGAATTGGTTAGAGAAAACATCACTATTTATTGACATAGAGCTATTAATAAAAAACAATTTTAAAGTATTTATGACAACCGATCACGGCAATATAGAAGCTAAATCTTGGAGGTTGTTAGTAGGAAAAGAAAAATTAGGCACCAATAAGTCGGGAAGTAGAAGTGAGAGACATATTGAATACACAGATACTTGGTTAAAAGATGAACTATTTCATAATAACCCAGACCTGGTAAACTTTGTGGCATCAGAAGAGAATGCACTCTATTTTAAAAACAATCTAAGTTTTTCAAACAAAGGCACTTTAGTAACACATGGAGGAGCACATGTTTTAGAAGTGCTTATCCCATTTATAGAAATTAAAAATCATGAAGAGTAA
- a CDS encoding basic secretory protein-like protein, translating to MKKIFLSIVLCFSMLLFFDNASAQRDWRNTDKDRNVAAEIDSITKGGYTLIWINKDPDFNQDIKKRLIDTYFITYPQLAKDFNRATLKSVTFVIDPEYKGVAATSGGVIRYNPEWFVKNPSDIDVVTHEVMHVIQSYPHRAGPGWLTEGVADYVRFKYGVANEETNWSLTEFNEKQSYENSYRITARFLHWVVTHHDKKFVKKLDHALREGKYDEDFWVKRTGSTVDQLWEEYSKNPII from the coding sequence ATGAAAAAGATATTTTTATCCATTGTACTTTGCTTCAGTATGTTACTTTTCTTTGACAACGCTTCGGCGCAACGAGATTGGCGAAATACTGACAAAGACCGGAATGTAGCTGCAGAAATAGATAGCATCACAAAGGGAGGCTATACTTTAATTTGGATCAACAAAGACCCCGACTTCAATCAAGACATTAAAAAGCGTCTCATTGATACTTATTTTATCACCTATCCACAATTAGCAAAAGATTTCAATCGCGCAACACTTAAAAGCGTAACCTTTGTCATCGATCCTGAATATAAAGGCGTAGCAGCTACTTCAGGTGGAGTGATCCGTTATAATCCAGAGTGGTTTGTCAAGAATCCGTCCGACATCGATGTTGTCACACACGAGGTTATGCACGTTATTCAGAGTTATCCTCATCGCGCTGGTCCTGGTTGGTTAACAGAAGGCGTGGCTGATTATGTGCGTTTCAAGTATGGTGTTGCGAATGAAGAAACTAATTGGAGCCTAACGGAGTTCAACGAAAAGCAAAGTTACGAAAACTCCTATCGCATCACTGCCCGATTCCTGCATTGGGTCGTAACTCATCACGATAAGAAATTTGTTAAAAAGCTAGACCATGCCTTGCGGGAAGGAAAATATGATGAAGACTTCTGGGTAAAGCGAACTGGCAGTACGGTCGATCAACTTTGGGAAGAATACTCAAAAAATCCAATTATCTAG
- a CDS encoding helix-turn-helix domain-containing protein produces the protein MKTIPYIEYTKLEAEDTDKNHWYHMSHLNDACASKDFHRTSAYAICLLREGKLQLESDLFVHQADAPAIFTIAPSAIRRFTDLGEGYEAKIFFFRKELFLHGQVDINYLDKFDFFEVPEHQFLPLDTNQHQKLDTYFNLIHEKTLETTTHASDIIRSLIYIVINELDSIYKSQPDEPSSNIDKNLHVLSQFKSLLAEHFIEERQVSFYADKLHLTPKYFSTLIKEASGKTAGEWINDMLVLEAKVRLQNQKQSIAQISFDLNFSDPSHFGKFFKKHVGISPSDYRK, from the coding sequence GTGAAAACCATCCCTTATATAGAATACACCAAGCTGGAAGCAGAAGATACTGATAAAAACCATTGGTACCACATGTCGCACCTGAACGATGCCTGTGCATCCAAAGATTTCCATCGTACCTCGGCCTATGCTATATGCTTGCTTCGCGAAGGGAAGTTACAGTTAGAGTCTGACCTCTTTGTTCATCAAGCCGATGCACCTGCTATTTTTACTATAGCTCCATCCGCCATTCGACGCTTTACTGATCTAGGCGAAGGCTACGAAGCCAAGATTTTTTTCTTCCGAAAGGAACTTTTCTTACATGGGCAGGTCGATATCAATTATCTGGATAAGTTTGATTTTTTCGAAGTCCCGGAACACCAATTTCTTCCGCTTGATACAAACCAACATCAGAAGCTTGATACCTATTTTAACCTCATTCATGAGAAAACACTTGAAACCACGACTCACGCATCTGACATCATCCGCAGTTTAATCTACATCGTCATCAACGAACTAGACAGCATTTATAAAAGTCAACCCGATGAGCCCAGCTCAAATATTGACAAAAATTTACATGTCCTTTCTCAGTTCAAGTCTCTTTTAGCCGAACATTTTATTGAAGAAAGGCAAGTATCCTTTTATGCTGATAAGCTACATCTAACACCTAAGTATTTCTCCACCCTCATTAAAGAAGCCAGTGGAAAAACTGCCGGCGAATGGATCAATGATATGCTCGTCCTCGAAGCCAAGGTTCGCCTACAAAACCAAAAGCAAAGCATTGCGCAGATCAGTTTTGACCTCAATTTCTCTGACCCTTCACACTTCGGTAAGTTTTTCAAAAAACACGTAGGAATAAGCCCTTCAGACTACCGTAAGTAG
- a CDS encoding heavy-metal-associated domain-containing protein, with product MKTIKFQLEELTCPSCINKIESVLNRENGVQSAKVLFNSSKVKVEYKEGKIDPEKIASLIEKLGYPVLSPRSV from the coding sequence ATGAAAACGATTAAATTTCAGTTGGAAGAATTAACCTGTCCATCGTGTATTAACAAAATTGAAAGCGTACTTAACCGTGAAAACGGAGTACAGTCAGCCAAAGTGTTATTTAACTCAAGTAAAGTAAAAGTAGAATATAAGGAAGGTAAAATCGACCCAGAAAAGATCGCTTCGCTTATAGAAAAACTGGGCTATCCTGTACTCTCTCCACGTAGCGTATAA
- a CDS encoding heavy metal translocating P-type ATPase: protein MKSITKNRLTFLSGGLLVAALISYLVSPGSQTQNILLIISSVIAGFPIAVKAFQSLRMKAFSIDLLVTVAVLGAMIIGEYTESAVVTFLFLFGDYLEGRTLRKTRSSLRSLINMAPIEATILKDGKRITIPADEVEKGDTVIVQPGGRIPVDGTVISGSALINEAAITGESVPVSKNTGDPVFSSTISDNGYLEIAAEKVGEDTTFSKIIELVEEAQETKAETQKFMERFAKYYTPGIIILALFVWAITQDVYLALTFLVIACPGALVISVPVSIVAGIGNGAKNGILIKGGDKMENLAKVNAIVFDKTGTLTKGKPEVTAINAIGISEDELLTLAAEVEVVSEHHLGKTIVKKAEERGLSLRQQPNETNIMKGHGLTARLADQEVYIGNSSGAKKLGIFIDKEISTYMLEQEKQGSTAVLVARQNNVVGVISIADQIRDEAYDSLVQLRDSGIKRTVTLTGDNKRVADQVAAQLGIDQVFAELLPQDKVDKVKTCKKSGTKLAMIGDGINDAPAIATADVGIAMGGTATDVTMQTADVVLMSDKLDKLPYAINLAKATIRNMKQNTYLSLTTVAILLAGVLTDYVHLASGMLIHELSVLLVILNAVRLVRFPKYQLNPTFIPLLPTIRPSRPSKKELYLYCK from the coding sequence ATGAAAAGCATAACAAAAAATAGATTAACATTCCTATCGGGCGGCCTACTCGTGGCCGCCTTGATAAGTTACTTGGTCAGCCCTGGCAGCCAAACACAAAATATTCTTCTTATTATCTCTTCGGTGATCGCAGGGTTCCCCATTGCCGTCAAAGCCTTCCAGTCCTTGCGGATGAAAGCCTTTAGTATTGACCTACTAGTAACCGTTGCTGTCTTAGGCGCCATGATTATTGGCGAATATACTGAGTCGGCTGTTGTTACTTTCCTTTTCCTTTTTGGTGACTACCTAGAAGGTCGCACCCTACGGAAGACCAGATCTTCATTGCGTTCACTCATCAATATGGCACCCATAGAAGCTACCATACTGAAAGATGGTAAGCGAATCACCATTCCTGCCGATGAAGTGGAAAAAGGCGATACCGTTATCGTTCAGCCGGGCGGACGTATACCTGTAGACGGTACTGTAATTTCTGGCAGCGCGTTGATCAATGAGGCAGCCATTACCGGTGAATCTGTCCCCGTAAGTAAGAACACCGGTGATCCTGTATTCAGTAGTACGATTTCAGACAATGGCTACCTTGAAATAGCCGCTGAAAAAGTAGGAGAGGATACCACCTTTTCTAAGATAATTGAATTGGTTGAAGAGGCACAAGAAACCAAAGCCGAAACACAGAAATTTATGGAGCGCTTTGCTAAGTACTATACACCCGGCATTATCATACTTGCTCTGTTTGTTTGGGCAATTACACAAGACGTTTACCTTGCGCTCACTTTCTTGGTAATCGCTTGTCCGGGTGCCCTCGTTATTTCTGTGCCGGTATCCATTGTAGCCGGAATCGGTAATGGAGCTAAAAATGGTATCCTGATCAAAGGTGGAGATAAAATGGAAAACCTAGCCAAGGTTAATGCCATCGTATTTGATAAAACCGGTACCCTAACCAAAGGGAAACCTGAAGTTACTGCCATCAATGCTATTGGGATTTCAGAGGACGAACTACTCACCTTGGCTGCCGAAGTTGAAGTGGTATCCGAACACCATTTAGGAAAAACCATAGTCAAAAAAGCAGAGGAACGAGGTTTATCACTTCGCCAGCAACCAAACGAAACAAACATCATGAAAGGACACGGATTGACAGCCCGACTGGCTGATCAAGAGGTTTATATAGGAAACAGCTCAGGTGCGAAAAAACTAGGAATTTTTATTGATAAAGAAATCAGTACCTACATGCTGGAGCAAGAAAAACAAGGGAGTACCGCAGTGTTAGTCGCCCGTCAAAACAACGTTGTCGGTGTCATTTCCATTGCCGATCAGATCCGCGACGAAGCCTATGACTCTTTAGTACAATTACGTGATAGCGGAATCAAACGTACTGTTACGCTTACCGGTGATAACAAGCGGGTAGCAGACCAGGTTGCGGCGCAATTAGGAATTGACCAAGTATTCGCTGAGCTATTGCCACAAGACAAAGTGGATAAAGTAAAAACCTGTAAAAAATCGGGAACCAAGCTTGCCATGATAGGTGACGGTATTAATGATGCACCTGCCATCGCAACCGCAGATGTAGGCATCGCCATGGGTGGGACCGCTACCGACGTTACCATGCAGACAGCCGATGTTGTCCTTATGTCAGATAAACTCGACAAATTGCCATATGCTATTAATTTGGCGAAGGCTACTATTCGTAACATGAAGCAGAATACCTATTTGTCGCTGACTACTGTTGCCATCTTATTGGCTGGCGTGCTCACAGATTATGTACACTTGGCATCTGGCATGTTGATTCATGAATTGAGCGTACTGCTGGTCATACTGAATGCCGTAAGACTCGTACGTTTTCCGAAGTATCAGTTGAATCCGACTTTTATACCACTTCTGCCTACTATCAGACCTTCCCGCCCGTCGAAAAAGGAGCTATATTTGTATTGTAAATAA
- a CDS encoding DUF6448 family protein, protein MKTLNHLKKLFGKTTMLLAAFMLAFSMPIYAHCDSYDGPVIQDALKALDKGEVSYVMKWIEKEHEEEIKSLFKKTVALKNEDAEVYGIVEKHFLETLVRIHREGEGAGFTGLKPAGSATSIVQMADKAIADENVNTLLTNLDRHIRRVISEKYEKVNTLSKVKDNSTEEGRAYVAAYVDYTHTLEAIEGALVGDTHHH, encoded by the coding sequence ATGAAAACATTAAATCATCTCAAGAAATTATTTGGCAAAACTACTATGTTATTAGCCGCATTCATGCTCGCATTCAGCATGCCCATCTATGCCCATTGTGACTCGTACGACGGCCCAGTTATCCAAGACGCACTAAAAGCACTGGATAAAGGCGAAGTAAGCTATGTCATGAAATGGATTGAAAAGGAGCATGAAGAAGAAATAAAAAGCTTATTTAAGAAAACCGTGGCATTAAAGAATGAAGACGCTGAAGTTTACGGGATTGTAGAAAAGCACTTCCTTGAAACGTTGGTTCGCATCCACCGCGAAGGCGAAGGTGCAGGGTTTACCGGATTAAAACCAGCGGGTTCCGCAACCTCCATTGTGCAGATGGCTGACAAGGCCATTGCCGATGAAAACGTAAACACCTTGTTAACTAATCTTGACAGGCATATCCGACGTGTCATCTCTGAGAAGTACGAAAAGGTAAATACACTGAGCAAAGTAAAAGATAACTCGACCGAAGAAGGAAGAGCTTACGTAGCAGCTTATGTAGATTACACTCATACCCTAGAAGCTATAGAAGGTGCTTTGGTTGGCGATACACACCACCATTAA
- a CDS encoding purple acid phosphatase family protein, producing the protein MKKKLTLLVVAIVTLVWLNPALAQTTAYTVIANPGEDASTEIRFNWHTDLGDGDSYITYTKRSDKKWKRAITTRADQELCTVFDSIYSKKPNGEDFYENARFMRNTITLKGLEADTEYKYKLTSGEAMSDNPVFDDNSEPSNNNSEIRYFKTAPKSAKWSMGIISDMHVYAPLPNRQKAGMAMIHQLEKQNKKPFDMMLHIGDMSAWGGSYSFWPTLYEEAPFKKYVWAGVNGNHENMTRQHAQSNEFFRNVNNNPINGYEGEVGVSYHFIYGDALFVMLNSEAMKSDEELAMAQEWTREVIKNNHAKYVIVISHYQWFMGNDGKSSQYSRWKKLFDEQGVDLAISGNNHIYVRTNTLYADQETDGTKGTVYIQTPSSDNDRGRSMGELLHNNDLIKSRWTEGSNTVGAIIMKANKKRLTLTLYDRYGNPVDQVSVRSKANKTPYVVLK; encoded by the coding sequence ATGAAGAAAAAACTGACTCTGCTTGTAGTTGCGATTGTCACTTTGGTATGGCTTAATCCGGCTTTGGCTCAGACTACTGCATACACCGTTATTGCCAATCCGGGAGAAGATGCTTCAACCGAAATCCGATTCAATTGGCATACGGACCTGGGTGATGGAGATTCCTATATTACCTATACCAAGAGATCAGACAAAAAGTGGAAAAGAGCGATCACCACGCGGGCTGACCAAGAATTATGTACTGTTTTTGACAGTATTTATTCGAAAAAGCCGAATGGTGAAGATTTCTATGAGAATGCTCGCTTTATGAGGAATACGATTACCTTGAAAGGGCTAGAAGCGGACACGGAGTATAAGTACAAGTTGACTTCAGGAGAAGCCATGTCTGATAACCCCGTGTTTGATGACAACAGCGAGCCTTCTAACAACAACAGCGAAATTCGTTATTTCAAGACAGCGCCAAAATCGGCTAAATGGAGTATGGGTATAATTTCCGATATGCACGTTTACGCCCCACTGCCAAACAGGCAAAAAGCAGGCATGGCAATGATACACCAGCTGGAAAAACAAAATAAGAAGCCATTTGATATGATGCTTCATATAGGAGACATGTCCGCTTGGGGCGGCAGCTATTCGTTTTGGCCAACATTGTATGAAGAAGCTCCTTTCAAAAAGTACGTGTGGGCGGGAGTCAATGGGAATCATGAAAATATGACTCGTCAACATGCACAAAGCAATGAGTTTTTCCGGAATGTAAACAACAACCCGATCAATGGTTATGAGGGGGAAGTTGGAGTGTCATATCATTTTATTTATGGTGATGCTCTCTTCGTCATGCTCAACAGCGAGGCAATGAAAAGTGATGAGGAGTTGGCAATGGCGCAGGAATGGACACGGGAGGTCATCAAAAATAATCATGCAAAGTACGTTATCGTCATATCACATTACCAGTGGTTTATGGGGAACGATGGAAAGAGTTCGCAATATAGCAGATGGAAAAAGTTGTTTGACGAGCAAGGGGTAGATCTTGCCATCAGCGGCAATAATCATATCTATGTGCGCACCAACACGCTATACGCTGACCAAGAGACGGACGGCACAAAAGGAACCGTGTACATACAAACACCTTCCTCGGATAACGATAGAGGGCGATCTATGGGTGAGCTACTTCACAACAATGATCTCATTAAGTCTCGTTGGACTGAAGGGAGCAATACTGTAGGAGCCATAATCATGAAAGCCAATAAAAAGCGCTTAACTTTGACACTTTACGATCGATATGGAAACCCGGTCGATCAGGTTTCGGTAAGGTCTAAGGCAAATAAGACGCCCTACGTCGTGCTCAAATAA
- a CDS encoding YidH family protein: MKTPVSQPKNKDPRLSNRVSAGSPNDHLANERTFLAWIRTSIGIMGFGFVVVKFSLFTRQITAAVVTGQLTHTSIESKIVGIVLVVVGALILLLSYLRYEKIKNRLNKGFYYHTSSFNRVVTGVLLFVSIILIVYLSTT; the protein is encoded by the coding sequence ATGAAGACACCCGTTTCTCAACCTAAAAACAAGGATCCGCGACTATCTAACCGAGTTTCCGCAGGAAGCCCCAATGATCATTTAGCCAATGAACGAACTTTCTTGGCCTGGATCAGAACCAGTATAGGGATTATGGGATTTGGTTTTGTTGTTGTGAAGTTTTCCTTGTTTACCAGACAAATTACGGCGGCTGTTGTGACTGGACAGCTTACTCATACATCCATCGAATCAAAAATCGTCGGCATTGTATTAGTCGTGGTCGGCGCATTGATCTTGCTCCTATCCTACTTGCGTTATGAAAAAATTAAAAATCGCTTAAACAAAGGCTTTTACTACCATACATCTTCATTCAATCGAGTAGTAACGGGTGTACTGCTTTTTGTAAGTATTATTTTGATTGTTTATTTGAGCACGACGTAG
- a CDS encoding GH92 family glycosyl hydrolase, which produces MKKYIHSILMAAILPLVGFAQQTPLTQYVKPLIGTAKMGHTFPGATVPFGSVQLSPDTDTIPYAVNGQYTGDVYRYCAGYQYDDPTIVGFSHTHFSGTGHSDLGDILVMPTQGKLQLNPGTADHPENGYRSLYNHDNELAEPNYYRVKLDDHQIKAELTTTTRVGMHRYTYPASDASHLILDLTAGIYNYDGKNVWTVVRVLNDSTLTGYRQTNGWARTRTVYFAIKTSKPFRNYGAKYLDKDVQYRGFWRKFDQEDNFPELAAHNIRMHLDFDTDEGEQIMMKVALSPVSMSNALENMAAEAPHWDFDAVVNQGKKAWEDELSKFTVDMLNKEDLVNFYTSVYHANLMPTVYMDVNGEYKGLDHEVHKAEGFVNYTSFSLWDTFRAFHPWLNLVDPERNADMVSSMMAHYDQSVLQMLPIWSHYANENWCMSGYHSVSVVVDAILKGVYKGDAEAALAVCVQTAKARRYEGIGEYMDLGYVPDDVNGTSVSNTLEYAYDDWCIAQLAKKLGKDDIAAEFSKRAESWRNLFDPSIGFMRPKDSQGKFREEFDVLETHGQGFIEGNTWNYSLYVPHQPEELMEVLGGQSALETYLDSLFTMHLPDKFFANTEDITREGIIGNYVHGNEPAHHVAYLYNLTSSPWKTQERVRQIIRNQYHNGPAGLGGNDDCGQMSAWYLFTSLGFYPVAPGDNHYWLGSPLVKSAEIALQNGKTLKINAVNQSEKNMYVSRVRWNGEDIQGFKISHDDIIQGGELEFVMSSKPKTRR; this is translated from the coding sequence ATGAAAAAATACATCCATAGTATACTGATGGCGGCAATTTTACCGCTAGTTGGTTTCGCTCAGCAAACACCACTTACGCAATATGTAAAACCACTGATTGGTACGGCCAAGATGGGACATACATTTCCCGGCGCTACGGTTCCTTTTGGTTCTGTACAGCTCAGTCCGGATACGGATACCATTCCCTATGCGGTCAACGGTCAATATACCGGTGATGTATATAGGTATTGTGCTGGTTATCAGTATGATGATCCGACTATCGTAGGCTTTAGTCATACGCATTTTTCGGGAACAGGACATTCGGATCTGGGAGATATTCTGGTCATGCCGACGCAAGGGAAGCTACAACTTAATCCGGGAACGGCTGATCATCCCGAAAATGGTTACCGTTCGCTTTATAACCATGACAATGAACTGGCCGAGCCTAATTATTATCGTGTAAAGTTGGACGATCATCAGATCAAAGCTGAGCTGACTACCACCACGCGCGTCGGCATGCATCGTTATACGTATCCGGCTTCGGATGCATCACATTTGATTTTAGACCTGACAGCCGGTATCTACAATTACGATGGAAAAAACGTGTGGACAGTCGTTCGCGTATTGAATGATTCTACACTGACGGGCTATCGGCAAACCAATGGTTGGGCGAGAACGCGAACTGTATATTTTGCTATCAAAACTTCGAAGCCTTTTAGGAATTACGGAGCAAAATATCTGGATAAAGACGTGCAATACCGAGGCTTTTGGCGTAAGTTTGATCAGGAGGATAATTTCCCTGAACTGGCGGCTCACAACATCAGAATGCATTTAGATTTTGATACTGATGAAGGTGAACAGATCATGATGAAAGTTGCACTAAGTCCGGTCAGCATGTCCAATGCTCTTGAAAATATGGCTGCTGAAGCACCTCATTGGGATTTTGATGCTGTGGTTAATCAAGGGAAAAAGGCTTGGGAAGATGAGCTGTCAAAGTTTACGGTTGATATGCTCAATAAGGAGGACTTAGTGAACTTCTACACGTCGGTATATCATGCGAATTTAATGCCCACAGTATACATGGATGTCAATGGCGAGTATAAGGGTTTGGACCATGAAGTGCATAAGGCTGAGGGTTTTGTAAATTATACGTCTTTTTCACTTTGGGATACATTCCGCGCCTTTCACCCTTGGCTGAATTTGGTTGACCCGGAGCGGAATGCTGATATGGTATCATCCATGATGGCACATTACGACCAGTCGGTACTACAGATGCTGCCTATCTGGTCGCATTATGCCAATGAAAATTGGTGTATGAGTGGTTATCATTCTGTATCTGTGGTCGTTGATGCTATTCTGAAAGGTGTATACAAGGGAGACGCAGAGGCTGCGTTGGCAGTCTGTGTGCAGACGGCAAAAGCTAGGCGCTATGAAGGTATTGGGGAATATATGGATCTAGGTTATGTTCCGGACGATGTAAACGGCACTTCAGTATCTAATACACTTGAATACGCTTATGACGATTGGTGTATTGCACAATTAGCTAAAAAACTAGGTAAGGACGATATCGCTGCTGAATTTTCAAAACGTGCTGAATCCTGGCGAAATCTTTTTGATCCAAGCATTGGGTTTATGAGACCTAAAGATAGTCAAGGCAAGTTTCGTGAAGAGTTTGACGTGTTGGAGACCCACGGACAAGGCTTTATTGAGGGAAATACCTGGAACTATTCTTTATATGTTCCTCATCAGCCGGAAGAGCTGATGGAGGTGTTAGGTGGACAGTCAGCCTTGGAAACGTATTTAGATTCTCTCTTTACCATGCATTTACCAGACAAGTTTTTCGCCAACACAGAAGATATTACCCGCGAAGGGATTATCGGTAATTATGTGCACGGTAACGAGCCTGCTCATCATGTGGCATATCTGTATAACTTGACATCGAGTCCTTGGAAAACGCAGGAGCGGGTACGGCAGATTATTCGCAATCAATACCATAATGGTCCCGCCGGTTTGGGCGGAAACGATGATTGTGGACAAATGTCAGCATGGTACCTCTTCACTTCCCTGGGTTTTTATCCCGTTGCGCCAGGAGATAATCATTACTGGTTGGGTAGCCCATTGGTAAAGTCGGCAGAAATAGCTCTGCAGAACGGCAAAACATTGAAAATAAACGCAGTAAACCAATCCGAAAAGAATATGTACGTGAGTCGTGTTCGCTGGAATGGGGAAGATATCCAAGGCTTCAAAATCAGCCATGATGACATCATCCAAGGCGGTGAGTTGGAGTTTGTAATGTCCTCCAAGCCTAAGACGAGAAGATAG